From Coturnix japonica isolate 7356 chromosome 3, Coturnix japonica 2.1, whole genome shotgun sequence, the proteins below share one genomic window:
- the CNR1 gene encoding cannabinoid receptor 1 isoform X2: protein MKSILDGLADTTFRTITTDLLYVGSNDIQYEDMKGDMASKLGYYPQKFPLSSFRGDPFQEKMTAGDDPLLSIIPSDQINITEFYNKSLSTFKENEENIQCGENFMDMECFMILNPSQQLAIAVLSLTLGTFTVLENLLVLCVILHSRSLRCRPSYHFIGSLAVADLLGSVIFVYSFVDFHVFHRKDSPNVFLFKLGGVTASFTASVGSLFLTAIDRYISIHRPLAYKRIVTRPKAVVAFCVMWTIAIVIAVLPLLGWNCKKLNSVCSDIFPLIDETYLMFWIGVTSVLLLFIVYAYMYILWKAHSHAVRMLQRGTQKSIIIQSTEDGKVQITRPDQTRMDIRLAKTLVLILVVLIICWGPLLAIMVYDVFGKMNKLIKTVFAFCSMLCLLNSTVNPIIYALRSKDLRHAFRSMFPTCEGTAQPLDNSMESDCQHKHANNAGNVHRAAESCIKSTVKIAKVTMSVSTDTTAEAL, encoded by the coding sequence ATGAAGTCAATCCTAGATGGCCTTGCAGATACAACTTTCCGAACAATTACGACAGATCTCCTTTACGTGGGCTCCAACGATATCCAGTACGAAGACATGAAAGGTGACATGGCATCCAAGCTGGGATACTATCCCCAGAAgttccctctctcctcctttagGGGTGATCCTTTCCAAGAAAAAATGACTGCAGGAGATGATCCCCTGCTAAGCATTATTCCCTCAGACCAGATCAATATCACAGAGTTTTACAACAAATCCTTGTCCACGTTTAAGGAAAATGAGGAGAACATACAGTGTGGGGAGAACTTCATGGATATGGAGTGCTTTATGATCCTGAaccccagccagcagctggctATTGCCGTGCTGTCACTCACCCTGGGCACCTTCACAGTCCTAGAGAACCTCCTGGTCCTGTGTGTCATCCTCCACTCCCGAAGCCTGCGGTGTAGGCCCTCTTACCATTTCATAGGCAGCCTGGCTGTGGCCGACCTCCTGGGCAGCGTGATTTTTGTCTACAGTTTTGTTGATTTCCATGTTTTCCACCGGAAGGACAGCCCCAACGTCTTCTTGTTCAAGCTGGGTGGAGTTACAGCCTCCTTCACTGCCTCTGTAGGTAGCCTTTTTCTCACGGCAATAGACCGGTACATATCTATACACAGGCCGCTAGCTTACAAAAGGATTGTAACCCGACCAAAGGCTGTCGTTGCGTTTTGTGTGATGTGGACCATCGCCATTGTAATAGCTGTTCTTCCGCTGCTCGGCTGGAACTGCAAAAAGCTCAATTCTGTGTGTTCAGACATATTCCCTCTCATCGACGAGACATACCTGATGTTCTGGATTGGGGTCACCAGCGTCCTCTTGCTGTTCATTGTCTATGCCTATATGTACATACTGTGGAAGGCGCACAGCCATGCTGTTCGCATGCTTCAGCGTGGCACGCAGAAAAGCATAATCATTCAGAGTACGGAGGATGGTAAAGTACAGATCACTAGACCTGATCAAACTCGTATGGACATCAGGTTAGCCAAAACCTTGGTCCTTATTCTAGTCGTTTTAATCATATGCTGGGGCCCTCTCCTCGCCATAATGGTGTACGATGTCTTTGGGAAAATGAACAAGCTCATCAAGACTGTCTTTGCCTTCTGTAGCATGCTCTGTCTGCTGAATTCGACAGTGAATCCCATCATCTACGCTCTGAGGAGCAAGGACTTGCGACATGCCTTCCGGAGCATGTTCCCCACCTGCGAAGGGACTGCACAGCCTCTGGATAACAGCATGGAGTCTGACTGCCAGCACAAACACGCCAACAACGCAGGAAACGTGCACagggctgctgagagctgcattAAGAGCACAGTTAAGATTGCCAAAGTGACCATGTCTGTCTCCACAGACACAACTGCTGAAGCGTTGTAA
- the CNR1 gene encoding cannabinoid receptor 1 isoform X1: MRISSDAFFHPPSLFETNKTEVMKSILDGLADTTFRTITTDLLYVGSNDIQYEDMKGDMASKLGYYPQKFPLSSFRGDPFQEKMTAGDDPLLSIIPSDQINITEFYNKSLSTFKENEENIQCGENFMDMECFMILNPSQQLAIAVLSLTLGTFTVLENLLVLCVILHSRSLRCRPSYHFIGSLAVADLLGSVIFVYSFVDFHVFHRKDSPNVFLFKLGGVTASFTASVGSLFLTAIDRYISIHRPLAYKRIVTRPKAVVAFCVMWTIAIVIAVLPLLGWNCKKLNSVCSDIFPLIDETYLMFWIGVTSVLLLFIVYAYMYILWKAHSHAVRMLQRGTQKSIIIQSTEDGKVQITRPDQTRMDIRLAKTLVLILVVLIICWGPLLAIMVYDVFGKMNKLIKTVFAFCSMLCLLNSTVNPIIYALRSKDLRHAFRSMFPTCEGTAQPLDNSMESDCQHKHANNAGNVHRAAESCIKSTVKIAKVTMSVSTDTTAEAL, encoded by the exons ATGAG GATTTCCTCAGATGCCTTTTTCCATCCTCCAAGTCTCTTTGAAACCAACAAGACTGAGGTTATGAAGTCAATCCTAGATGGCCTTGCAGATACAACTTTCCGAACAATTACGACAGATCTCCTTTACGTGGGCTCCAACGATATCCAGTACGAAGACATGAAAGGTGACATGGCATCCAAGCTGGGATACTATCCCCAGAAgttccctctctcctcctttagGGGTGATCCTTTCCAAGAAAAAATGACTGCAGGAGATGATCCCCTGCTAAGCATTATTCCCTCAGACCAGATCAATATCACAGAGTTTTACAACAAATCCTTGTCCACGTTTAAGGAAAATGAGGAGAACATACAGTGTGGGGAGAACTTCATGGATATGGAGTGCTTTATGATCCTGAaccccagccagcagctggctATTGCCGTGCTGTCACTCACCCTGGGCACCTTCACAGTCCTAGAGAACCTCCTGGTCCTGTGTGTCATCCTCCACTCCCGAAGCCTGCGGTGTAGGCCCTCTTACCATTTCATAGGCAGCCTGGCTGTGGCCGACCTCCTGGGCAGCGTGATTTTTGTCTACAGTTTTGTTGATTTCCATGTTTTCCACCGGAAGGACAGCCCCAACGTCTTCTTGTTCAAGCTGGGTGGAGTTACAGCCTCCTTCACTGCCTCTGTAGGTAGCCTTTTTCTCACGGCAATAGACCGGTACATATCTATACACAGGCCGCTAGCTTACAAAAGGATTGTAACCCGACCAAAGGCTGTCGTTGCGTTTTGTGTGATGTGGACCATCGCCATTGTAATAGCTGTTCTTCCGCTGCTCGGCTGGAACTGCAAAAAGCTCAATTCTGTGTGTTCAGACATATTCCCTCTCATCGACGAGACATACCTGATGTTCTGGATTGGGGTCACCAGCGTCCTCTTGCTGTTCATTGTCTATGCCTATATGTACATACTGTGGAAGGCGCACAGCCATGCTGTTCGCATGCTTCAGCGTGGCACGCAGAAAAGCATAATCATTCAGAGTACGGAGGATGGTAAAGTACAGATCACTAGACCTGATCAAACTCGTATGGACATCAGGTTAGCCAAAACCTTGGTCCTTATTCTAGTCGTTTTAATCATATGCTGGGGCCCTCTCCTCGCCATAATGGTGTACGATGTCTTTGGGAAAATGAACAAGCTCATCAAGACTGTCTTTGCCTTCTGTAGCATGCTCTGTCTGCTGAATTCGACAGTGAATCCCATCATCTACGCTCTGAGGAGCAAGGACTTGCGACATGCCTTCCGGAGCATGTTCCCCACCTGCGAAGGGACTGCACAGCCTCTGGATAACAGCATGGAGTCTGACTGCCAGCACAAACACGCCAACAACGCAGGAAACGTGCACagggctgctgagagctgcattAAGAGCACAGTTAAGATTGCCAAAGTGACCATGTCTGTCTCCACAGACACAACTGCTGAAGCGTTGTAA